Proteins encoded by one window of Culicoides brevitarsis isolate CSIRO-B50_1 chromosome 2, AGI_CSIRO_Cbre_v1, whole genome shotgun sequence:
- the LOC134831075 gene encoding uncharacterized protein LOC134831075 — protein MEQTGKTLPQVQNLKLGKIDLKHLGDNINVIRKILPGLKEMSAELIFFNEQGTLQQYSSFFMNLNLFMADINGINEVLKRDMLDHTGTDIKILDFHATQDLNLLKTALDIHPKIAEVHLACKLVPAPTFTKITKLLLSLNHFTNLDGLTELVNLKVLELDCKYQGCSFGHAALKLDALESLIVRWKECNCQDCFFALANSFGNLKKLELSHHQGDIDQWIVQQFFRNWKFLEKMKIATRPCSFTLADALPLTESARPHLRHFHLGAAIQLTVDSFCKLLCLCPELHTLSFVFEAIDVNLLQILQIILPQFRNLTFLHIYSNPNSTLLSTVAHDDCLAAIQHITEHGKSLRALTLPTVFDINEDSILDLFEHLEQLNQFECLNIEKIQGKRVTRQVSMNRRAYNEFLLDMSLPGVYFSKK, from the coding sequence ATGGAACAAACGGGAAAAACCCTTCCGcaggttcaaaatttaaaattaggtaaaataGACTTGAAACACTTGGGTGATAACATCAATGTGATACGAAAAATCCTTCCGGGACTGAAAGAGATGTCAGCTGagctcatttttttcaacgaacAAGGCACTCTTCAACAATATTCCTCATTTTTCATGAACCTGAATCTCTTTATGGCGGATATCAATGGAATAAATGAGGTTTTGAAGCGAGATATGCTCGATCATACAGGAACTGACATCAAAATTCTCGATTTTCATGCCACCCAAGACCTGAATTTGCTTAAAACTGCCTTGGATATCCATCCAAAGATCGCGGAAGTGCATCTCGCGTGTAAATTGGTGCCGGCGCCGACTTTTACGAAGATCACTAAACTCTTGCTGAGCTTGAATCACTTCACAAACCTTGATGGGCTCACGGAATTAGTCAATTTGAAGGTTTTGGAGCTCGATTGCAAGTATCAGGGATGCTCATTTGGGCATGCAGCACTAAAATTAGACGCTTTGGAGTCGCTAATCGTTCGTTGGAAGGAATGTAACTGCCAGGATTGCTTCTTTGCGCTCGCCAACAGCTTTgggaacctaaaaaaattggaattaagTCATCATCAAGGCGACATCGACCAATGGATCGTGCAACAATTCTTCagaaattggaaatttttggaaaaaatgaagataGCAACGCGTCCCTGTTCATTTACGCTCGCAGATGCACTACCTTTAACAGAATCAGCTCGTCCTCATCTCCGACATTTCCATTTAGGCGCCGCAATTCAACTCACAGTCGATAGTTTTTGCAAGTTGCTCTGTTTGTGTCCCGAATTGCACACACTTTCGTTCGTTTTTGAAGCAATTGACGTCAATTTACTACAAATTTTGCAGATAATCCTGCCCCAATTtcgtaatttaacatttttacacatttattCGAACCCAAATTCAACTCTTTTGAGCACCGTAGCCCATGACGATTGTTTGGCAGCCATTCAACATATCACGGAACACGGCAAATCCCTGAGAGCGTTGACTTTACCGACAGTTTTTGATATCAACGAAGACTCTATACTCGATTTGTTCGAACATTTGGAGCAATTGAACCAATTTGAGTGtttaaatattgagaaaattcaaggaaaacgTGTAACGCGTCAAGTTTCCATGAATCGACGAGCttacaatgaatttttattggatATGTCTTTACCTGGCGTGTATTTTagtaagaaataa
- the LOC134830387 gene encoding tRNA (cytidine(32)/guanosine(34)-2'-O)-methyltransferase-like yields MGKTSKDKRDIYYRLAKEEGWRARSAFKLLHIDEVFNIFAGVTRCVDLCAAPGSWSQVLSKKLYENNPDDVKIIAVDLQPMAPLQGVIQIQGDITKLSTAESIISHFGDGQKAQLVVCDGAPDVTGLHDIDEYIQSQLLLAALNISTHVLVNGGTFVAKIFRGKDTTLLYSQLKIFFEKVSIAKPASSRNSSIEAFVVCQNYQPPDGYKPQMINPMSIDDIEIIESDSPVNKVIVPFIVCGDLRGYDSDMSYSLNLDCDKKYEFKEVVQKPINPAYSEVLEKMKTVSLKHGSICVDEAATPTTNNG; encoded by the coding sequence atgggaaaaacatcaaaagacAAACGCGATATCTATTACCGACTTGCCAAAGAGGAAGGATGGCGTGCTCGAAGTGCATTCAAACTCCTTCACATCGACGAGGTCTTCAATATTTTCGCCGGAGTAACGCGTTGTGTGGATCTCTGTGCCGCTCCCGGGTCATGGAGTCAAGTCTTGTCGAAGAAATTGTACGAAAATAATCCAGATGACGTCAAAATTATCGCTGTCGATCTTCAACCCATGGCTCCGCTTCAAGGTGTCATCCAAATTCAAGGCGATATCACGAAACTCAGCACGGCAGAATCGATTATCAGTCATTTTGGCGACGGACAAAAGGCACAATTGGTCGTTTGCGATGGAGCTCCCGATGTTACGGGCTTGCATGACATCGACGAATACATTCAATCGCAACTTTTACTCGCCGCTTTGAACATTTCGACACATGTGCTTGTCAATGGAGGCACGTTTGTCGCGAAAATCTTCCGTGGAAAGGACACGACGTTACTTTACTCGCAATTGaagatatttttcgaaaaagtttCCATCGCCAAGCCGGCAAGTTCGAGAAATTCCAGCATTGAAGCGTTCGTCGTGTGTCAAAATTATCAACCGCCCGACGGATACAAGCCGCAAATGATAAATCCGATGTCAATTGACGACATTGAGATCATCGAATCGGATTCGCCAGTCAATAAAGTGATTGTTCCTTTTATTGTTTGTGGAGATTTGCGGGGATATGACTCGGATATGTCCTACAGTTTGAACTTGGATTGCGATAAAAAGTACGAATTTAAGGAAGTTGTGCAAAAACCAATTAATCCGGCGTATTCTGAAGTGTTGGAGAAGATGAAGACAGTTTCTTTGAAACATGGATCGATTTGTGTGGATGAAGCTGCGACACCAACGACGAATAATGgataa
- the LOC134829010 gene encoding glucose dehydrogenase [FAD, quinone]-like gives MKFCGILLFWLLAGLINAQTPTNYLHPSGASWDFVVIGAGSSGSIVASRLSEVSSQKVLLIEAGGNTIQLFSKIPLASVMQQRDPVFDWGYTNEVEPNTCLAMEDQKCAYPRGKGLGGSSQINAMMYARGIKADFDKYVADGLTDWTYTSIMDNFKKHEQYSSAGGSGVITGSAHGSSGPVMNEFARFRTELGNAFVAGGVSLGMTHLDYNSVNVDLGNAISYLQSNTNKGARENVGINYITNRAASRSNFNATYNSHVTKIVINPSTKVATEVLFQKGSVLYRAPIVKEVILCAGVLNSPKILMLSGVGPAATLATHSIPLIADLPVGQYMTDHVTITAPIYTTNTTGKDVNFDVIFGATFTWLFTGGTQMCMPNGIESVAFGRVPGSTQPAGVPDYEMMFTAASYVTDDGKYQRKNHRITDAYYSQIFGNLAAMNNDTMSVACMVLHPQSVGYMTIRDNNPFSNPKLHPNMLSNPADADVLLGCIKHAKAIFNSDPMKKYAPQLYHLNIPECNAYGPDSDAYWKCTFKYLATSMYHMVGTCRLGPATGDPTTVVTQDFKVKGFPNLRVADGSILRYAISGQTAAASMMVAEKAATKIRADHGL, from the exons atgaagttttGTGGCATTTTGCTATTCTGGCTGTTGGCAG ggctTATCAATGCACAAACTCCGACAAATTACCTTCATCCAAGCGGAGCATCATGGGACTTTGTCGTCATTGGCGCAGGATCTTCTGGAAGCATTGTCGCTTCTCG tcTTTCTGAAGTATCATCCCAAAAAGTACTTTTAATCGAAGCTGGCGGCAACACAAtccaattattttcgaaaattcccTTAGCTTCTGTGATGCAACAACGCGATCCAGTCTTCGATTGGGGATACACGAACGAAGTTGAGCCCAATACATGTCTCGCGATGGAAGACCAAAAATGTGCTTATCCCCGCGGCAAAGGTCTCGGCGGTTCGTCACAAATTAACGCGATGATGTATGCGCGTGGCATTAAGGCTGATTTCGATAAATACGTAGCTGATGGCTTGACAGATTGGACTTATACCTCAATTATGGATAATTTCAAGAAACACGAGCAATATAGCTCTGCAGGAGGCAGCGGAGTCATAACTGGCTCAGCTCATGGCTCATCGGGTCCGGTTATGAATGAATTTGCACGTTTTCGCACGGAACTTGGAAATGCTTTTGTTGCTGGAGGAGTTTCGCTGGGCATGACACATCTCGATTACAACTCTGTAAATGTCGATTTGGGAAATGCCATATCGTATTTGCAGTCAAACACTAACAAAGGAGCTCGGGAAAATGTCGGAATTAATTACATTACCAATAGAGCAGCTTCTCGTTCGAATTTTAATGCAACTTACAACTCGCATGTCAcgaaaattgtcataaatcCATCGACGAAAGTAGCTACGGAGGTTCTTTTCCAAAAAGGAAGCGTTTTGTATCGTGCTCCTATCGTAAAAGAAGTCATTTTGTGTGCCGGAGTTCTAAATTCTCCGAAAATTTTGATGTTAAGCGGAGTTGGACCTGCTGCGACACTTGCTACACATTCAATTCCTCTCATTGCGGACTTACCTGTGGGTCAATACATGACAGATCACGTTACAATCACTGCTCCGATCTACACAACGAACACAACTGGCAAAGATGTCAACTTTGACGTAATTTTTGGCGCGACTTTCACATGGCTCTTTACCGGAGGCACACAAATGTGCATGCCTAATGGCATCGAAAGTGTTGCTTTTGGTCGAGTTCCGGGCTCTACGCAACCTGCTGGCGTCCCGGATTACGAAATGATGTTTACAGCAGCTTCTTATGTCACAGACGACGGAAAATATCAACGGAAAAATCATCGCATCACAGATGCTTACTATTCGCAAATCTTTGGCAATTTGGCGGCAATGAATAATGACACGATGTCTGTCGCTTGTATGGTTCTTCATCCCCAATCTGTCGGATATATGACAATTCGTGACAACAATCCCTTCAGTAATCCCAAACTTCATCCAAATATGCTTTCCAACCCAGCTGATGCCGATGTTCTTTTGGGTTGCATTAAGCATGCTAAAGCCATTTTCAACTCGGATCCCATGAAAAAATACGCTCCGCAACTTTATCATCTCAACATTCCCGAATGCAATGCTTATGGTCCTGACTCCGATGCGTATTGGAAATGTACATTCAAGTATTTGGCAACGTCAATGTATCACATGGTTGGCACATGTCGCTTGGGTCCAGCAACGGGAGATCCAACAACAGTCGTTACGCAAGATTTCAAGGTCAAGGGATTCCCGAATTTGCGCGTTGCTGATGGATCTATTCTCAGATATGCGATTTCGGGACAAACTGCTGCTGCATCGATGATGGTTGCGGAGAAAGCTGCCACGAAGATTAGAGCTGATCATGGactttaa
- the LOC134829012 gene encoding glucose dehydrogenase [FAD, quinone]-like codes for MLSGVGPAATLATHSISLIADLPVGQYMTDHISIFQPTYTTNTTGKDISFDSLISDYFSWAFGGGTKLCIPHAVELVGFGRVPGSTQPAGVPDYEFMFTASSYVTDSGNYQRKNHRITDSYYSSLFGSLAAMNNDTMSVACMVLHPKAVGYVTIHDNNPASAPKIHPNILGHADDIEVLLECVRHAQKIFNSNPMKKYAPQLHHLNIAECNAYAPDSDPYWICAFKYLATSMYHMVGTCRMGPATGDPTTVVTQDLKVKGFPNLRVADGSVLRYSVSGHTAAPTMMVAEKAATKIKADHGL; via the coding sequence ATGTTAAGTGGCGTTGGACCTGCTGCGACACTCGCTACACATTCAATTTCTCTCATTGCGGACTTACCTGTGGGTCAATACATGACAGATCACATCAGTATCTTCCAGCCGACTTATACAACGAACACAACAGGCAAAGATATCAGCTTTGATTCGCTTATTTCCGATTATTTTTCATGGGCTTTCGGCGGAGGCACAAAATTGTGTATTCCGCATGCCGTTGAACTTGTTGGATTTGGTCGAGTTCCCGGTTCTACGCAACCTGCTGGCGTCCCTGATTACGAATTTATGTTCACAGCATCCTCGTATGTCACAGACAGCGGAAATTATCAACGGAAAAATCATCGCATCACCGATAGTTACTATTCCTCGCTCTTTGGCAGCTTGGCGGCAATGAATAACGACACAATGTCTGTCGCTTGCATGGTTTTGCATCCCAAAGCTGTCGGTTACGTTACAATTCATGACAACAATCCCGCCAGTGCGCCCAAAATTCATCCGAATATCCTTGGGCATGCTGACGATATCGAAGTTCTCTTGGAATGCGTTCGTCACGCGCAAAAGATTTTCAATTCGAATCCCATGAAAAAGTATGCGCCGCAACTTCATCATCTGAATATCGCTGAATGCAATGCTTATGCTCCTGACTCCGATCCATACTGGATATGCGCTTTCAAGTATTTGGCAACGTCGATGTATCACATGGTTGGCACATGTCGCATGGGACCCGCAACGGGAGATCCAACAACGGTCGTTACGCAAGATCTCAAGGTCAAGGGATTCCCGAATTTGCGGGTTGCAGATGGATCTGTTCTGAGATATTCCGTTTCGGGACATACTGCTGCGCCGACGATGATGGTTGCGGAGAAAGCTGCCACGAAAATTAAAGCTGATCATGGACTTTAA
- the LOC134829013 gene encoding glucose dehydrogenase [FAD, quinone]-like, whose protein sequence is MKLCGIFLFCLLAGLVKAQTPTNYLHPSGASWDFVVIGAGSAGSIVASRLSEVSSQKVLLIEAGGSSKQSLSDVPLNSVTLQSSSTYNWGYTNEVETGRCLAMTNQKCSYPRGKGLGGSSQINAMMHVRGHKADFDKYVADGLTDWTYTSIMDNFKKHEHYTTISGVTGIVIDATAHGSSSSTGFMRTEFMRYRTELATNFLAGGISEGMSHVDYNKLDVNLEDAISYLQRILVRILMQLITRLSRKLS, encoded by the exons atgaaactttgcggaatttttttgttctgtctTTTggcag gcctTGTCAAAGCACAAACTCCAACAAATTACCTTCATCCAAGCGGAGCATCATGGGACTTTGTCGTTATTGGCGCAGGATCGGCAGGAAGCATTGTCGCTTCTCG tctTTCTGAAGTATCATCCCAAAAGGTTCTCTTGATCGAAGCTGGCGGAAGCTCCAAACAATCACTTTCAGACGTGCCATTGAACTCAGTTACGCTCCAAAGCAGTTCTACCTACAATTGGGGTTACACCAACGAAGTTGAGACCGGCAGATGTCTCGCCATGACAAACCAAAAATGTTCTTATCCCCGCGGCAAAGGTCTTGGCGGTTCGTCACAAATTAACGCCATGATGCACGTTCGCGGTCACAAGGCTGATTTTGATAAATACGTAGCTGATGGATTAACGGATTGGACTTATACCTCAATTATGGATAATTTCAAGAAACACGAGCACTATACTACGATATCAGGAGTCACGGGAATAGTTATCGATGCAACAGCTCATGGTTCTTCATCGTCTACGGGCTTCATGAGGACTGAATTTATGCGATATCGCACAGAACTTGCGACAAATTTTCTTGCGGGAGGAATTTCAGAAGGCATGTCACATGTTGATTATAACAAGCTGGACGTCAATTTGGAGGATGCCATATCGTATTTGCAG CGAATTCTCGTTCGAATTTTAATGCAACTTATAACTCGCTTGTCAcgaaaattgtcataa
- the LOC134830245 gene encoding GATOR2 complex protein WDR24, whose protein sequence is MNVDDPTISIRICQEGHANALALNKSSTQIAVAGRSLLKIFSVESDGFTEVCNMRGGKNQNLSYSSNDVAWSHLDNNLLATAATNGVVSVWDLSKFGRHKQTLVYNEHERTAHSVTFHPTDPSILISGSQDGTIKCFDLRVERAAATYTSNSESIRDVKFHPNNPNIFAAVSENGSVSLWDLKRTDKTLQQFTAHSGPIYTCDFHQTQPWLATGSRDKAIKVWHIGTKPSLEYTIHTIAVVGRVKWRPEKTFHIASCALVVDYSVHVWDVRRPYIPYASFNEHTNVTTGIVFKSNDPNILLSTSKDSTIYKHSFKDASLPFLKANPQGTSLNIKGELMFAQRVNQQLDLVNITPRGSPLIGKPVTDVTGVFHQTKSCLYRMTNRSPVTLRDGFHEGLFNDEIQLDQDYNVIGRCASEYLLEGNFQDICEHNATVAARYGRPSTALLWQLVARLFKLYSKTSVTSRPAQMIPKKAAETALLQNKTLLTNQKNQKMPEFERKDLSVMKEELIPLPIRSNYQQNIDTHALSNSPELSNMDPVFGNTEINFENLECVKNFRKGFLYMGNWQHERNILNFGNDHHSPQFTAKSESESDSLTLYEMQQLQITQTNESLYLWDIFEMIRNFMVTSVENGDIQMAVSLLLAMQDKTQELAIEEELQEFWVLSYIELLQRYQLWNEATRVMNICQLDGVRQANQQSTSVLTGCGTCNKTLSNIPWYCEKCKSVEATKCAYCRLPVKGLYLWCQTCCHGGHVDHMTHWFTHNSKCPVCGHLCEYD, encoded by the exons ATGAATGTAGATGACCCAACGATATCCATAAGAATTTGTCAAGAAGGAc acgcAAATGCCTTGGCACTCAACAAAAGCAGCACGCAAATCGCTGTCGCGGGTCGCAGCttgctcaaaattttctcCGTCGAGAGTGATGGCTTCACGGAAGTTTGCAACATGCGAGGCGGCAAGAACCAAAACTTGAGTTATTCGAGCAACGACGTCGCCTGGTCTCATCTCGACAATAATTTGCTCGCGACAGCTGCTACCAACGGCGTTGTCTCTGTCTGGGATTTGTCGAAATTTGGGCGGCACAAACAGACTTTAGTTTACAATGAACACGAACGAACTGCGCATTCGGTGACTTTTCATCCAACGGATCCATCGATTTTGATTTCCGGATCGCAAGATGGCACGATAAAATGTTTCGATTTACGGGTAGAACGTGCGGCGGCGACTTACACGAGCAATTCCGAGAGTATTCGTGACGTAAAATTCCATCCGAATAATCCAAATATCTTCGCAGCAGTGAGCGAAAATGGTTCAGTGTCTTTGTGGGACCTAAAAAGGACTGATAAAACCTTGCAGCAGTTCACAGCACACAGTGGACCCATTTACACTTGCGATTTTCATCAAACGCAACCGTGGCTGGCAACCGGAAGTCGCGATAAGGCGATCAAAGTGTGGCATATCGGCACAAAACCATCGCTGGAATACACAATTCACACAATTGCGGTCGTTGGGAGGGTTAAATGGCGTCCCGAGAAGACTTTTCACATTGCGAGTTGTGCTTTGGTCGTAGATTACTCCGTACATGTGTGGGATGTGCGTCGCCCCTACATCCCGTATGCGAGTTTTAACGAACATACGAACGTCACAACCGGAATTGTCTTTAAATCGAACGATCCGAACATTTTATTGTCCACGAGCAAGGATTCGACGATCTATAAACACAGTTTCAAGGACGCCAGTCTTCCCTTTTTGAAAGCAAATCCTCAGGGCACGTCTTTGAACATCAAAGGAGAACTCATGTTCGCCCAACGCGTGAATCAACAACTCGATTTGGTGAATATTACGCCGCGCGGGTCTCCGTTGATCGGAAAACCCGTCACTGATGTCACCGGAGTCTTTCATCAGACCAAAAGTTGTCTTTATCGCATGACAAATCGATCTCCGGTGACTTTGAGAGATGGATTTCATGAAGGGCTCTTCAACGACGAGATTCAACTGGACCAAGATTATAACGTGATAGGTCGTTGTGCTTCAGAATATCTCTTGGAAGGCAATTTTCAGGACATTTGTGAGCATAATGCGACTGTAGCAGCTCGTTATGGCAGACCAAGTACCGCACTTTTATGGCAACTTGTCGCGAGACTCTTCAAATTGTACTCAAAAACTTCGGTGACGTCACGCCCAGCTCAGATGATCCCGAAAAAAGCCGCGGAAACGGCGTTGCTGCAAAATAAAACACTTTTAACgaaccaaaaaaatcaaaaaatgccgGAATTTGAGAGAAAAGACCTCAGTGTCATGAAAGAAGAGCTCATTCCGCTGCCAATTCGGAGTAATTATCAGCAAAATATCGACACGCACGCCCTCAGCAACAGTCCGGAGCTTAGTAACATGGATCCTGTCTTTGGAAatactgaaattaatttcgaaaatttggaatgtgtcaaaaattttcgcaaaggATTCTTGTACATGGGAAATTGGCAGCacgaaagaaatattttgaactttgGAAATGATCATCACTCACCTCAATTCACCGCGAAATCCGAATCTGAGTCCGATAGTTTGACCCTTTACGAAATGCAGCAACTCCAAATCACGCAAACCAACGAATCGCTCTACCTCTGGGACATTTTCGAGATGATACGGAATTTTATGGTCACGAGTGTCGAAAATGGCGACATTCAAATGGCCGTTTCTCTATTGTTAGCGATGCAAGATAAAACGCAGGAATTGGCGATTGAAGAGGAATTGCAGGAATTTTGGGTGCTTTCGTACATTGAACTGCTTCAAAGGTATCAATTGTGGAATGAAGCGACGCGAGTGATGAATATTTGTCAATTGGATGGCGTTCGGCAGGCAAATCAGCAATCGACGTCGGTGTTAACGGGATGCGGGACATGCAATAAAACGTTGTCGAATATTCCGTGGTATTGTGAAAAGTGTAAATCTGTCGAAGCAACGAAATGTGCCTATTGTCGACTGCCTGTGAAGGGATTGTATCTTTGGTGCCAAACGTGTTGTCATGGCGGGCATGTTGATCACATGACGCATTGGTTCACGCACAATTCCAAATGTCCCGTGTGTGGGCATTTGTGTGAATATGactaa